A genomic stretch from Hydrogenimonas urashimensis includes:
- a CDS encoding cbb3-type cytochrome c oxidase subunit I: MLTSAHLKYESQKLAMNYFRVALVLFGAQLLMGLIAAIQFLYPGFLFELFDFNVARMVHINALVVWMLYAMIGSVYYMIPDETGEEAVAIGLGKLAFWVLTAAVTVVVLVYIFIQVGPGNESTIWFINEGREYIEAPRWADIGIVVVVLIFYWNVFATFMKGKKTGIMTVMVADLFALAGLYLCGMFFTDNISMDQYWWWWVIHLWVEATWEVFVGSLAAYGLIKILGAKREIVEMWLWIEVLMLFGSGILGLGHHYFWIGTPEYWWEIGALFSALEPVPLVAMFVHVLYDWGKEQGHCEAGQTGHAVNNTPAMGWIALNAFGNFLGAGIWGFFHTLPQVNIYTHGTQFTAAHGHLAFFGAYATILIGMMYLGVQGSYGIKKMTMTFKSKMAIVLVTFGVLGMTVALTIAGYEQVLVERADLGGGWDAYFVAQELPWMLQAQAWRLVMGLVTFIGFVYLAWDLLTIGAVESAEEKSEAVAAAAA, translated from the coding sequence ATGCTCACTAGTGCTCATTTGAAATATGAATCGCAAAAACTGGCGATGAACTATTTTCGTGTGGCGCTTGTCCTTTTCGGCGCACAGCTGCTGATGGGACTGATAGCTGCCATTCAATTTCTCTATCCGGGTTTTCTGTTTGAACTGTTCGATTTCAACGTAGCGCGTATGGTGCATATCAACGCGTTGGTTGTCTGGATGCTTTATGCCATGATCGGTTCAGTCTATTATATGATACCCGATGAAACGGGTGAAGAAGCCGTGGCAATCGGCCTTGGCAAACTTGCCTTCTGGGTATTGACGGCAGCCGTAACCGTAGTGGTTCTTGTCTATATTTTCATTCAGGTCGGACCGGGCAACGAGTCGACCATCTGGTTCATCAACGAAGGACGTGAATATATCGAAGCACCCCGCTGGGCGGATATCGGTATTGTCGTCGTCGTATTGATTTTCTACTGGAATGTCTTCGCCACCTTTATGAAAGGCAAAAAAACGGGCATCATGACCGTTATGGTCGCGGACCTCTTCGCACTGGCCGGCCTTTATCTGTGCGGTATGTTCTTTACCGACAACATCTCCATGGATCAGTACTGGTGGTGGTGGGTTATCCACCTGTGGGTCGAGGCGACCTGGGAAGTTTTCGTCGGTTCACTGGCGGCCTACGGACTGATCAAAATCCTTGGAGCGAAACGCGAAATCGTCGAGATGTGGCTCTGGATCGAAGTATTGATGCTGTTTGGTTCCGGTATCCTCGGTCTTGGACACCACTACTTCTGGATCGGAACACCCGAATACTGGTGGGAGATCGGTGCGCTCTTCTCCGCACTCGAGCCTGTGCCGCTGGTCGCGATGTTCGTCCATGTCCTCTACGACTGGGGTAAAGAGCAGGGCCACTGTGAAGCGGGTCAGACCGGACATGCCGTCAACAACACACCTGCGATGGGATGGATCGCGCTCAACGCATTCGGTAACTTCCTGGGTGCCGGTATCTGGGGCTTCTTCCATACATTGCCGCAGGTCAATATCTATACCCACGGCACACAGTTCACGGCAGCGCACGGCCACCTGGCCTTCTTCGGCGCCTACGCGACGATCCTGATCGGTATGATGTACCTGGGTGTCCAGGGCTCCTACGGCATCAAGAAAATGACGATGACATTCAAAAGTAAAATGGCGATCGTTCTGGTGACCTTCGGTGTTCTGGGTATGACTGTTGCGCTGACCATAGCCGGTTACGAACAGGTCCTTGTCGAACGCGCCGATCTCGGCGGCGGATGGGATGCCTACTTCGTTGCCCAGGAGCTGCCTTGGATGCTGCAGGCCCAGGCATGGCGTCTGGTTATGGGGCTGGTCACTTTCATCGGATTCGTCTATCTGGCATGGGATCTTTTGACCATCGGTGCCGTTGAATCGGCCGAAGAGAAGAGTGAGGCGGTCGCTGCCGCAGCGGCCTGA